GACAGGGACAGACTGCACCTGCATTTGATCCTGAATGTTTGGGAGCAAAGTCTGATAATGGCAATTTTGCTTGACAGCCTCTGCTTGCTGACACACAGAATACAGACTGGAAGCCATAACAATccctgaatggtttgggtgggaagggacctcaaaacccatcctgtgccacccctgccatggcagggacaccttccaccatcccaggctgctcccagccccagtgtccagcctggccttgggcactgccagggatccaggggcagccccagctgctctgggcaccctgtgccagggcctgtccaccctgccagggaacaattcctaattcccaatatcctaCCTAATCCTTCCCTatgtcctgtccctccctcccttgtAAATTGTTTCTCTCCATGTTTCCAGTtggctccttcaggccctgcaaggccacactgaggtcaccccaaagcttctcctctccaggctgcaccatcccaattccctcagcctttcctcccagcagagctgctccagccccttgaGCATGCTGGTgcttcctctggacttgctccagcagctccacacccTCCCAGTGCTGAAGAGGTGGCACAAAAACATATCCAGGCAGGGCACAATAGAAGGATCTCATCactgccccaaaaaacccaggacAGGATTTATGCCTGTTAGAGTTGGAAAACgagaggaggaggctggagcagggctggaagaggaTGTGGATGGAGCAAGGCTCTGCTGTGTTGTGGCCAGGGATGGAGGAACAGCCAGGTTCCAGCACTCCCTGTTTACCTGGGCTTGGGaaacagcagtgctcagagccAGAGGAACCTGGCAGCTCCCTGACTGCCCcgggagagctgccagcccaggtgggcatagccctgccctgggtgccaccttgtcactgctccccagcccaggtgtgcacagccctgccctgggtgccccctgagcactgctccccagcccaggtgggcacagccctgccctggtgccaACTTGTcactgctccccagcccaggtgggcacagccctgccctgggtgccccctgagcactgctccccagcccaggtgggcacagccctgccctgagtgCCCCCTGAGcactgctccccagcccaggtgggcacagccctgccctgagtgCCAACTTGTcactgctccccagcccaggtgggcacagccctgccctgggtgccccctgagcactgctccccagcccaggtgggcacagccctgccctgagtgCCCCCTGAGcactgctccccagcccaggtgggcacagccctgccctgagtgCCAACTTGTcactgctccccagcccaggtgggcacagccctgccctgagtgCCAACTTGTcactgctccccagcccaggtgggcacagccctgccctgagtgCCAACTTGTcactgctccccagcccaggtgggcacagccctgccctggtgccaACTTGTcactgctccccagcccaggtgggcacagccctgccctgagtgCCCCCTGAGcactgctccccagcccaggtgggcacagccctgccctggtgccaACTTGTcactgctccccagcccagcaaagcTCTGGGTCCCTTCCcaggagagggaaagagggaacccccttgccctgctctggtccagctgagctcagctTCCAGGGCCTTCAGCTCCGGGAGCCCCTTCAGCTCCCCCTGCCAGGACAGGAAGAGGAGTGACCCTGCCCCGACCTGTGTCCAAGCACAGccaccccatttttggggtggattggAGCTGCCGGGCTGGGAAATGCCACCTAGAGGCTGAAGGTGATGTGCGGGCAATGAATTTGtagagaattttaaaagtttgatAGAAAGCTTCTGACTGTAATAGCGTGAATTTTAACgtctgtattgtctcacccttcacgagactgaaaatggaataaaagtttttaaaacgCCTCTCAGCTGCCCCATCTCTAAGTCAGAAAAGGGCATAATCCAACAGGGATGTAGTGATTTACCTCTGGTTTGGCTTTGGGGAATCCTGGATCCTTCACCTGACTCcgctgggagggcagggctgtccctgctctgggggctgagcagtgcccagcagggtggtggcagctggCCCAAGCACCTGGCCAGTGTTTGCTGCAAGACCAAGGTTGGTAAAACCAGCTGTTAACCAGCAAAtcaaaattcccaggaaaaaaaggccagtgtgggtttttccccccagaaaacaGCCAAAAGTTCAAATAAAACCCATTAAATCAGACATTTAATCAGACTATAGCAGCACATTGAGGTTAAGGAGGTTGTGGCTGCccttggatccctggaagtgtccaggccaggttggatggggcttggagcagcctgggacagtggaaggtgtccctgggggtggaATGGAATGAGCTTTAAGGTGCCTCCCAACCCAGACCATCCTGGGATTCCATAATTCTGTGACTGAGGTGCTTCCCATCCTTCTGAAATTTGAAACACCAGAACTCCCAGGGATCCACGAATTTGCACAGGGCAAAACTCCAGCTCGAACCTAAACCCCTCatttaaaaccaaaccagaacTGAAGTGCTTAGAGAGATTAGAGGGCAAAGAACATTTAACATACAAGTCAGAGGAAATAGCTTGGGGACTGTTGCTTTGTATCCATTTCCTTgtggaaaagaggttttttcaTGGACTAAACGGTCAGAGCACCAAAAATCCCcgtgagcagcactgacagggcagggaggagcagcttgGTGCTGCAGGatcttcccagcactgcagatcTGCAGAACAGtgctgggactgctgccaggcagctcccaAAGGTCTCTGCCCCAAAAGAGACATCCTGTCTGTGCTGAGAGGGGGATCTGCCCCCTCAGAGATGGGACACAAAGCTGCAAAGTCAGCTCTGTGTGATTTACTTGGGTTCATTTGGAACAGAAATAAATCCTGCATGGACAAAGCAACACACTCCTTGtgggctccttctgctgcctcaGGGAGAGGCCAAACCATCCCCTGATCAtggaaggaaaaccagaagaGCTGTAATGAGTCAGAGATGGTGGCAGAAGTCCTTTCTGGCACGGGGCTCTCTTGTGGAGAGCAAAGCCAAAGTGCAGAGGGGAGCCAGCCCCAGGAAGTGTTTGTGACCCAGCTGACAGCTCTAGGAAGGGTGGCTGCTGTCACCAGAGCAACAAAACACGGGACAagggtggagggaggggagcaggaatgCTGGTGTGCCTGCTCTGGATTGaagagggcacagcagggtgttTATTCACAGCCCAGAGAGTTCAGCAGCTGTTTCCAAACAAGAAATCACATCCAAGAAACAAACTGTCAGCACAGCTCTCACATGGAAtggcgaggaggaggaggaggagtagAGACTTCAGGAAAACTCCTCTTTCCTGGGAACTGGTGCCATGTGCTGCATGTGAAGCTGTCAGAACTGATGGCacccaggcagcagaggctcCAGGCAGGTGTCAGGCCCTGGCCCGGCGCAGGCCGGGGTAGCTCTGCACAGTCCTGGCAATGGCCTCGTCCAGGCTGACCACGGGGCTGTAGCCCATGGCCCTCTTGGCCCTCTCACAGCTGTAGTAGTGGAAGGTGCCAGCCAGGGCCACCCTCATGGGTGTGAAGGTGGCCTTGATGGTCACCAGGGgcctgagcagggccagcagcagggccagcagcagggccaggtaATAGGCCAGCCAGTAGGGAATGTGGTACTTGGGAGGGTCGTAGTCCAGGCCCGTCAGGATACGGGACATGAACGTCCAGAAGGGAATTGGTTCATCGTTGGTGATGTGAAAGGCCTGGAagacagggagaggagaaacCAGGGGTTAAAATCATGGTGGATTTCCCAGAtttggctctgtgctggccccTCTCCTGCTCACGTGAGCACATGACAGCCCTGACCTGGGCCAGAGCACACACCATCCTGACAAACTGCTTTGCACTGCCCATCTCTGTGTGAAGAGGGGGGAATCTCTGCTTTCCCAAGAAAACCAGCTACTTCCAGCACTCCAGAGGCCAGGATTCCTCATAAATGTCAACCAAACTGGCtgacagagcacagagcagacaGCTTAAAACACCCCAGTgtgcccagagcacagcaggaccaggaaaagctggaaaagctcCTCCTGTTCTGAACTGTGTCCCAGAAGCTGCTGTGTTTCCATGTGTGcctcctggctgcccccagTTCTGCCTGGATTGCCCTTCCCAAGGAGTTTTAGAGCAGGAAATTCCAGGATATCCatccagctcagcccaggtgGCTGCACTCAATGCTCACCACAGATGGaaaacctggagctgctggcctgCAGGATGATGTCCAGGGTTCTCAGGAATCAGCATGGATCccacagcagaggctggggatcccttccccttccccttccccttccccttccccttccccttccccttccccttccccttccccttccccttccccttccccttccccttccccttccccttccccttccccttttccctttcccttccccctcccctctcaccTTCCCACACAGGGGAGAGCCTTTGTGCAGCTTTTCTGCAGCCAGGATGTGCCCATGCACCACGTTCTCCACGTAGGTGAAATCCACCAAGTTCTTTCCATCCCTACACACAGAAAAGGAATTTAGCCCCAAGGCAAGCTGGGCTGAGAATCTGCTTGAGGCAAAAGGAAGGACTTCCACCAGGATAAATTCATCCCAAGTTTCCCCTTCTCCCACTCTCTGGTGCTGCAGTTTCAGGtcatattttcagtgtttcGTACTTAATAGGGATTTTAATTGCCAGAACCTCAAACACCACAAGTGGTATAAATTAACAGCAAGTAATCTGAGCTGTCTCACATTAATGGCACAGCTCTTTAACAGCTCAAGCCATGCCAGCTTTCCTCATGGATATTCCTTTGGCATTATGGACACTCACTATGGCAGGGAGTGAGCCCCTGATACaggatttttaaggaaaaaaaaaactggaaagtgaaaaataaaagaaacaacacAACTAATTTCCTTTTGTTCCCTTCCAAAAGGGCTTTGTAGATCCAGCAATGATTTTGCCCCAGCTCTGAAATGCCTGGGCCTTGCTCACCCAATGATGAACTTCATTTTGCCACTCCGAGCTGCGTGGATGAGGATGGGAACCAGCTGAGGGTCTCTGGGACCAAATATTCCATGGGGACGGATTGCAGTGGTGAGGAAATTGTTGTCTGGGTCATTTGCACTGAGCACCTCCTGtagggaaagaggagaaaataaagaaggaaagcagagctcagcaATGCATCCCACAGT
This sequence is a window from Haemorhous mexicanus isolate bHaeMex1 chromosome 14, bHaeMex1.pri, whole genome shotgun sequence. Protein-coding genes within it:
- the NSDHL gene encoding sterol-4-alpha-carboxylate 3-dehydrogenase, decarboxylating isoform X3, producing the protein MVEQLLAKGYSVNVFDIQQSFESEQVTFFLGDLCDKEALLPALQGVSVVFHCASPAPSSDNRELFYKVNFMGTKAVIEACKEAGVQKLVLTSSASVVFEGTDIKNGSEDLPYAQKPIDYYTETKILQEKEVLSANDPDNNFLTTAIRPHGIFGPRDPQLVPILIHAARSGKMKFIIGDGKNLVDFTYVENVVHGHILAAEKLHKGSPLCGKAFHITNDEPIPFWTFMSRILTGLDYDPPKYHIPYWLAYYLALLLALLLALLRPLVTIKATFTPMRVALAGTFHYYSCERAKRAMGYSPVVSLDEAIARTVQSYPGLRRARA
- the NSDHL gene encoding sterol-4-alpha-carboxylate 3-dehydrogenase, decarboxylating isoform X1, which codes for MIFQGIIWAGRSCTVIGGSGFLGQHMVEQLLAKGYSVNVFDIQQSFESEQVTFFLGDLCDKEALLPALQGVSVVFHCASPAPSSDNRELFYKVNFMGTKAVIEACKEAGVQKLVLTSSASVVFEGTDIKNGSEDLPYAQKPIDYYTETKILQEKEVLSANDPDNNFLTTAIRPHGIFGPRDPQLVPILIHAARSGKMKFIIGDGKNLVDFTYVENVVHGHILAAEKLHKGSPLCGKAFHITNDEPIPFWTFMSRILTGLDYDPPKYHIPYWLAYYLALLLALLLALLRPLVTIKATFTPMRVALAGTFHYYSCERAKRAMGYSPVVSLDEAIARTVQSYPGLRRARA
- the NSDHL gene encoding sterol-4-alpha-carboxylate 3-dehydrogenase, decarboxylating isoform X2; translated protein: MATRLRSAGRSCTVIGGSGFLGQHMVEQLLAKGYSVNVFDIQQSFESEQVTFFLGDLCDKEALLPALQGVSVVFHCASPAPSSDNRELFYKVNFMGTKAVIEACKEAGVQKLVLTSSASVVFEGTDIKNGSEDLPYAQKPIDYYTETKILQEKEVLSANDPDNNFLTTAIRPHGIFGPRDPQLVPILIHAARSGKMKFIIGDGKNLVDFTYVENVVHGHILAAEKLHKGSPLCGKAFHITNDEPIPFWTFMSRILTGLDYDPPKYHIPYWLAYYLALLLALLLALLRPLVTIKATFTPMRVALAGTFHYYSCERAKRAMGYSPVVSLDEAIARTVQSYPGLRRARA
- the NSDHL gene encoding sterol-4-alpha-carboxylate 3-dehydrogenase, decarboxylating isoform X4, translating into MATRLRSGRHEADPALMIILGRKHDFPRYYLGRSCTVIGGSGFLGQHMVEQLLAKGYSVNVFDIQQSFESEQVTFFLGDLCDKEALLPALQGVSVVFHCASPAPSSDNRELFYKVNFMGTKAVIEACKEAGVQKLVLTSSASVVFEGTDIKNGSEDLPYAQKPIDYYTETKILQEKEVLSANDPDNNFLTTAIRPHGIFGPRDPQLVPILIHAARSGKMKFIIGDGKNLVDFTYVENVVHGHILAAEKLHKGSPLCGKAFHITNDEPIPFWTFMSRILTGLDYDPPKYHIPYWLAYYLALLLALLLALLRPLVTIKATFTPMRVALAGTFHYYSCERAKRAMGYSPVVSLDEAIARTVQSYPGLRRARA